A stretch of Castanea sativa cultivar Marrone di Chiusa Pesio chromosome 2, ASM4071231v1 DNA encodes these proteins:
- the LOC142626254 gene encoding protein JINGUBANG-like, translated as MMNIMRSTSKGRRIFTEDNSNKRGQKFDRLKNSERDLEVEEDKLIIHRRRHSDASAGPQSPPSFDVDTDPLMVLDTAGPYDLSNTNSPFSGSPWSRHMNSSSPPRATPHPPPDHHQSHSADESNASPNTLIGSLIREEGHIYSLAVAGELLYTGSDSKNIRVWKGRQEFSAFKANCGLVKAIVVGGDKVFTGHNDGKIRVWKVSTKNGGIHKRIDTIPTLKDYLKGSMNPKNFADERRSRKVLWSKHYDAISSLGLSDDGAFLYSASWDKTFKVWRVSDFKCLESINAHDDAVNSLVVSLDGLVFTGSADGTVKVWRRELQGKGTKHFFSQTLLKQECAVTALAVNFPEVTYLYSGSSDGIVNFWDTEKSLSHGGDLKGHKLAVLCLATAGNLVFSGSADMGICVWKRSEEAEHTCLSVLTGHTGPVKCLAVEKDPESTSTGQRWYVYSGSLDKSVKAWKVLDQAPTMANNSEDQRDNSKPTYNTAPSFSSRGRMGSRRH; from the coding sequence ATGATGAACATAATGAGAAGCACATCAAAAGGACGGCGCATATTCACAGAAGATAATAGCAACAAACGTGGACAGAAATTCGACAGGCTAAAGAACTCGGAAAGAGATCTCGAGGTCGAAGAAGATAAGCTTATTATTCATCGTCGACGACACAGCGATGCTTCTGCAGGGCCACAGAGTCCACCTAGCTTCGATGTTGACACCGACCCTCTAATGGTGTTGGACACTGCTGGTCCCTACGATTTGTCCAATACTAATTCTCCTTTCTCCGGGTCTCCTTGGTCACGTCACATGAATTCTTCATCTCCTCCTCGTGCTACTCCTCATCCACCTCCTGATCATCATCAATCTCACTCTGCTGATGAAAGTAATGCCTCACCAAACACATTGATCGGCTCGCTGATTCGTGAGGAAGGTCATATATACTCGCTGGCCGTGGCTGGCGAGTTGTTGTACACGGGGTCAGATAGCAAGAACATTCGGGTTTGGAAGGGCCGGCAAGAGTTCTCGGCATTCAAAGCGAATTGTGGGTTGGTTAAAGCGATTGTGGTTGGTGGGGATAAGGTGTTTACGGGTCATAATGATGGGAAGATTCGAGTTTGGAAAGTGTCTACAAAGAATGGAGGCATTCACAAACGTATAGATACTATACCAACTCTGAAGGATTATCTCAAAGGCTCAATGAATCCGAAGAATTTCGCAGACGAGAGACGTAGTCGTAAAGTGTTATGGAGCAAACACTACGATGCCATCTCGAGCCTTGGCTTGAGCGATGATGGAGCCTTTCTTTACTCAGCTTCATGGGACAAAACGTTTAAAGTGTGGCGAGTCTCAGACTTCAAGTGTTTAGAATCAATCAATGCTCACGATGATGCTGTTAATTCCTTGGTTGTGAGCCTCGATGGCTTAGTATTCACAGGCTCAGCTGATGGTACCGTGAAGGTTTGGCGTAGAGAGTTACAAGGGAAAGGAACAAAGCATTTCTTTTCACAAACGTTGTTGAAGCAAGAGTGTGCGGTGACAGCGTTGGCAGTGAACTTCCCTGAGGTCACATATCTATACTCTGGCTCATCAGATGGGATTGTTAATTTCTGGGACACTGAGAAGTCTCTCTCACACGGTGGCGATTTGAAAGGCCATAAATTGGCAGTGTTATGCTTAGCCACAGCTGGGAATTTAGTGTTCAGTGGCTCCGCTGACATGGGGATATGCGTGTGGAAGAGATCGGAGGAAGCAGAGCACACATGCTTGTCAGTGTTAACGGGGCACACCGGTCCTGTAAAGTGTTTGGCTGTGGAAAAGGATCCTGAATCCACGTCCACCGGGCAACGGTGGTATGTGTATAGTGGCAGTTTGGACAAGTCCGTGAAGGCATGGAAGGTTTTGGATCAAGCACCTACCATGGCAAATAATAGTGAAGATCAACGAGACAACAGTAAGCCCACTTATAACACAGCTCCAAGCTTCTCCTCTCGTGGCagaatgggctcaagaagaCATTAG